In Oryza brachyantha chromosome 1, ObraRS2, whole genome shotgun sequence, the following are encoded in one genomic region:
- the LOC102714052 gene encoding reticulon-like protein B12 isoform X1: MDTPNQGCRLLGARRSLHGLLGGGAVADVLLWRRKEVAGWSLAAAAASWVLFYCLPGYTLLSFVSTVLMIVLAVLFVWAKAARLLNRPPPPVPLINISEESMSKAAAAVGDILNKALQGFENIAQGKDSGLFYKMASVLLVISIVGRVADLITLVYACLFLALTIPALVDKYEENITKFVKQASTNIQACAQAWKAYKSGIKS, from the exons ATGGATACCCCCAATCAAGGTTGCCGGCTGCTCGGCGCCCGGAGATCGCTGCacggcctcctcggcggcggtgctg TGGCGGATGTGCTGCtgtggaggaggaaggaggtggCCGGCTggtcgctggcggcggcggcggcgtcttgGGTCCTCTTCTACTGCTTGCCAGGCTACACGCTGCTCTCCTTCGTGTCCACCGTGCTTATGATCGTGCTCGCCGTCCTCTTCGTCTGGGCCAAGGCCGCGCGGCTGCTCAACAG GCCACCTCCACCTGTTCCACTGATCAATATATCTGAAGAATCGATGAGCAAAGCAGCTGCTGCAGTGGGTGACATCCTAAATAAGGCACTGCAGGGTTTTGAAAATATAGCACAGGGAAAGGACTCCGGCCTCTTCTACAAGATGGCTTCAGTATTATTGGTGATCTCCATAGTTGGCCGCGTGGCTGATCTCATTACTTTGGTATATGCAT GCCTATTTCTTGCTCTCACCATCCCTGCATTGGTGGACAAATACGAAGAAAACATTACCAAGTTCGTAAAGCAAGCGTCAACAAATATTCAGGCATGTGCACAAGCATGGAAAGCATATAAATCTGGGATTAAGAGTTGA
- the LOC102714052 gene encoding reticulon-like protein B12 isoform X2 has protein sequence MDTPNQGCRLLGARRSLHGLLGGGAVADVLLWRRKEVAGWSLAAAAASWVLFYCLPGYTLLSFVSTVLMIVLAVLFVWAKAARLLNRPPPPVPLINISEESMSKAAAAVGDILNKALQGFENIAQGKDSGLFYKMASVLLVISIVGRVADLITLAYFLLSPSLHWWTNTKKTLPSS, from the exons ATGGATACCCCCAATCAAGGTTGCCGGCTGCTCGGCGCCCGGAGATCGCTGCacggcctcctcggcggcggtgctg TGGCGGATGTGCTGCtgtggaggaggaaggaggtggCCGGCTggtcgctggcggcggcggcggcgtcttgGGTCCTCTTCTACTGCTTGCCAGGCTACACGCTGCTCTCCTTCGTGTCCACCGTGCTTATGATCGTGCTCGCCGTCCTCTTCGTCTGGGCCAAGGCCGCGCGGCTGCTCAACAG GCCACCTCCACCTGTTCCACTGATCAATATATCTGAAGAATCGATGAGCAAAGCAGCTGCTGCAGTGGGTGACATCCTAAATAAGGCACTGCAGGGTTTTGAAAATATAGCACAGGGAAAGGACTCCGGCCTCTTCTACAAGATGGCTTCAGTATTATTGGTGATCTCCATAGTTGGCCGCGTGGCTGATCTCATTACTTTG GCCTATTTCTTGCTCTCACCATCCCTGCATTGGTGGACAAATACGAAGAAAACATTACCAAGTTCGTAA